A single window of Dehalococcoidales bacterium DNA harbors:
- a CDS encoding MBL fold metallo-hydrolase: MNHIIVCAILGYMDINWLGHSCFRIRGRQATIITDPYSPDYGYSLGKPTAGIVTVSHQHPGHSYTQGVSGEFRPVRGPGEYEISGVLIIGIATFHDSEKGATKGKNTVYLMDVDEVSICHIGDLGHVLTADHLEQIEHVDVLLVPVGGVSTINAATATELVRQLEPKVVIPMHYRTDVLDRGLAPVDEFLREMGLKDIVSQPKLSITRANLPQSTQVYLLDY; the protein is encoded by the coding sequence TTGAACCATATCATTGTCTGTGCTATATTGGGATACATGGACATCAACTGGCTGGGACATTCCTGTTTCCGTATCCGCGGCAGACAGGCCACCATCATCACCGACCCGTATTCACCGGACTACGGCTATTCCCTGGGGAAGCCCACGGCAGGTATTGTCACCGTCAGTCATCAGCATCCGGGGCATTCCTATACCCAGGGTGTGAGTGGTGAATTCAGACCAGTCAGGGGGCCCGGTGAATACGAAATCAGCGGCGTCCTCATTATCGGTATAGCCACCTTTCATGACAGCGAAAAGGGGGCGACGAAGGGTAAAAACACCGTCTACCTGATGGATGTGGATGAGGTGTCAATCTGCCATATTGGTGACCTGGGGCACGTGCTTACCGCGGACCATTTGGAGCAGATAGAGCACGTGGACGTGCTGCTGGTTCCGGTGGGTGGGGTGTCTACAATCAATGCCGCAACCGCCACCGAGTTAGTGCGACAGCTGGAACCGAAAGTGGTTATACCCATGCACTACCGGACTGATGTGCTGGACCGCGGACTGGCTCCGGTGGATGAATTCCTCAGGGAAATGGGGTTGAAGGATATCGTTTCCCAACCAAAGCTCTCTATCACCAGGGCAAACCTGCCCCAGAGCACCCAGGTCTATCTTCTTGACTACTGA